From Crassaminicella indica, one genomic window encodes:
- the spoIVB gene encoding SpoIVB peptidase yields MYNLKNKRIFLLFFIAIFFTAFSAYSFYAISNYPQEIKIFENEKHALDIKFPFKFDTAKIDNSVLQLLQKDKGYHANTIYLNPLKIGQTNIQVKLLGFLPVKKLKVDVVPKIKVIPGGQSVGVRLNTKGVLVVGLEEIIGIDGKKYNPSREAGLTIGDSIIEINNTRIKDADHVISIINQNKNKEITLKVKRREKIFNVKIKPVKSIDEGEYRIGLWVRDKTAGVGTLTFCHPDTMKFGALGHAITDVDTGLLLTVDHGQIVKSRVASVKQGKRGKPGEIKGIFYETSKPIGDLEKNTHFGIFGKAYAPIENNIYQKPIEISYQNQIHEGKATILTTINNNKVEEYEVYIEKVNRQRTPSTKSMVLRVTDKELLKKSGGIVQGMSGSPIIQDGKLIGAVTHVFVNDPSKGYGLFIEWMIKEAGIDLLNNSQIADKY; encoded by the coding sequence TTGTATAACTTAAAAAACAAGCGTATTTTTTTGCTGTTTTTTATTGCAATTTTCTTTACAGCTTTTTCTGCTTATAGTTTTTATGCAATTTCTAATTATCCACAAGAAATAAAAATATTTGAAAATGAGAAACATGCTTTAGATATTAAGTTTCCTTTCAAATTTGACACGGCAAAGATAGATAATAGTGTTTTACAATTATTACAAAAAGATAAAGGCTATCATGCAAATACGATATACCTTAATCCATTAAAGATAGGACAGACAAACATTCAGGTAAAATTATTAGGCTTTCTTCCAGTAAAAAAACTAAAAGTTGATGTTGTTCCCAAAATTAAAGTTATTCCTGGAGGTCAATCTGTTGGTGTAAGATTAAATACAAAAGGAGTTTTAGTGGTTGGATTAGAAGAAATTATAGGCATAGATGGTAAGAAATATAATCCCTCACGTGAAGCAGGCTTAACAATAGGTGATAGCATAATAGAAATCAACAATACAAGAATAAAGGATGCTGATCATGTTATAAGTATCATTAACCAAAATAAAAATAAAGAAATCACATTAAAGGTAAAAAGAAGAGAAAAAATATTTAATGTAAAAATTAAACCTGTAAAATCAATTGATGAGGGAGAATATCGAATAGGTTTATGGGTTAGAGACAAAACTGCGGGAGTAGGAACATTAACATTTTGTCATCCTGATACAATGAAATTTGGTGCTTTAGGACATGCTATAACAGATGTTGATACAGGTTTGCTATTAACAGTAGATCATGGACAAATTGTCAAATCGAGAGTTGCTTCTGTCAAACAAGGAAAAAGAGGTAAACCTGGAGAAATAAAAGGTATATTTTATGAAACAAGCAAACCTATTGGAGATTTAGAAAAAAATACTCATTTTGGAATATTTGGTAAAGCATATGCACCTATCGAAAACAATATATATCAAAAGCCCATAGAAATTAGTTATCAAAATCAAATTCACGAAGGTAAAGCTACTATTCTAACAACAATTAATAATAATAAAGTAGAAGAATATGAAGTTTATATTGAAAAAGTTAATAGACAGCGTACTCCAAGCACAAAAAGTATGGTTTTAAGAGTAACAGATAAGGAACTTTTGAAAAAAAGTGGAGGAATTGTACAAGGAATGAGTGGTAGTCCTATCATTCAGGATGGAAAGCTTATAGGTGCAGTAACACATGTTTTTGTAAATGATCCATCTAAAGGATATGGTCTATTTATTGAATGGATGATTAAAGAAGCAGGAATAGATCTCTTAAATAATAGTCAGATTGCTGATAAGTATTAA